One Brachybacterium kimchii genomic window carries:
- a CDS encoding formimidoylglutamate deiminase yields the protein MSVDQSGVQGGAAPDQGGSTPGNGGRSFWCEHALLPDGPAAGVRVVLGEDGRISAVERAEARTGDEILHGVTLPGFANTHSHAFHRALRGRTHDAGGTFWTWRERMYHVAARLDPENYLALARAAYAEMALAGVTAVGEFHYVHHQVGGVPYEDPNEMGRALQQAAAEAGVALTLLDTAYLHGGLDETGHTALSPEQARFGDADIDAWAQRAGGLRAEGTFRVGAALHSVRAVPLAQLREAAALVPAVCDTGSTIAPLHVHVSEQPAENRAALARYGLTPVGLLAEAGLVGPDLTAVHATHLTEEDVRLLGAARSWVSLCPTTERDLADGIGPARALHDAGVRLSLGSDQHAVVDLVEEARAVEMHERLTTHERGRFTPQDLLALATGHESLGREGAGRIAPGARGDLVTIRLDSVRTAGADPAQVLLAASAADVTTVIRDGETIVSDGRHRLGDVGALLRDAIAPFWEDA from the coding sequence ATGAGCGTCGACCAGAGCGGGGTCCAGGGCGGAGCGGCCCCGGACCAGGGCGGAAGCACCCCCGGGAACGGAGGACGCTCCTTCTGGTGCGAGCACGCCCTCCTGCCGGACGGTCCGGCGGCCGGCGTCCGGGTGGTCCTCGGTGAGGACGGGCGGATCAGCGCGGTCGAGCGGGCCGAGGCGCGGACGGGCGACGAGATCCTGCACGGGGTCACCCTGCCGGGGTTCGCGAACACCCACAGCCATGCCTTCCACCGCGCCCTGCGCGGCCGCACCCACGACGCGGGCGGCACCTTCTGGACCTGGCGCGAGCGGATGTACCACGTGGCCGCGCGCCTGGACCCCGAGAACTACCTGGCCCTCGCACGCGCCGCCTATGCGGAGATGGCGCTCGCCGGCGTCACCGCGGTGGGCGAGTTCCACTACGTCCACCACCAGGTCGGGGGCGTCCCCTACGAGGACCCGAACGAGATGGGCCGCGCGCTGCAGCAGGCCGCCGCGGAGGCGGGCGTCGCCCTGACCCTGCTGGACACCGCCTACCTGCACGGCGGGCTCGACGAGACCGGCCACACCGCGCTCTCCCCGGAGCAGGCGCGCTTCGGCGACGCCGACATCGACGCCTGGGCGCAGCGCGCGGGCGGCCTGCGCGCGGAGGGCACGTTCCGCGTGGGCGCCGCCCTGCACTCGGTGCGCGCGGTGCCCCTCGCCCAGCTCCGGGAGGCCGCCGCCCTCGTCCCCGCGGTGTGCGACACGGGCTCCACGATCGCCCCGCTGCACGTCCACGTGAGCGAGCAGCCCGCCGAGAACCGTGCGGCCCTCGCCCGCTACGGCCTCACCCCGGTGGGACTGCTCGCCGAGGCGGGCCTCGTCGGCCCCGATCTCACCGCCGTGCACGCGACGCACCTGACCGAGGAGGACGTGCGTCTGCTCGGGGCCGCGCGTTCCTGGGTGAGCCTGTGCCCCACGACCGAGCGGGACCTGGCCGACGGCATCGGCCCCGCCCGCGCGCTCCACGACGCCGGGGTGCGGCTGTCGCTGGGCAGCGACCAGCACGCCGTCGTCGATCTCGTCGAGGAGGCGCGCGCTGTGGAGATGCACGAGCGGCTCACCACCCACGAGCGCGGCCGCTTCACCCCGCAGGACCTGCTGGCCCTGGCCACCGGTCACGAGAGCCTCGGCCGGGAGGGCGCCGGCCGGATCGCGCCCGGCGCCCGCGGCGACCTGGTGACGATCCGCCTGGACTCCGTGCGCACGGCCGGTGCCGATCCTGCCCAGGTGCTCCTCGCCGCGAGCGCCGCGGACGTCACCACGGTGATCCGCGACGGGGAGACGATCGTTTCCGACGGCCGGCACCGGCTCGGGGACGTCGGCGCCCTGCTGCGCGACGCCATCGCACCCTTCTGGGAGGACGCATGA
- a CDS encoding allantoate amidohydrolase translates to MSLAQDFDARWAQLLPVGRSSETGGYRRYAWTREDHTLREWFAGECAALGLDLTEDRMGNQWAWWGDPDRTPGVVIGSHLDSVPDGGAFDGPLGVVSALAVVRELQASGFTPRVPIGIVNFGDEEGARFGVACAGSRVLTGAMTPERALGLTDAEGISMAEALRSAGRTADIGPDPAALARIGSFVELHVEQGRALALLDPETSAVAVGTDIWPHGRWRADFTGRADHAGTTALADREDAMLEAARFALAAREAAERRDGEHRCVATVGKVSVQPGGVNAIPSHVTAWLDARSPHESLVRGVIEDLTAMFPGALREESWTATTRFHDELTLRVRDALGPETPMLGTGAGHDAGILAQADVPTTMLFVRNPSGASHTPEEFAEPADCHAGVEALLTVVRDLAS, encoded by the coding sequence ATGAGCCTCGCCCAGGACTTCGACGCCCGCTGGGCGCAGCTGCTGCCCGTCGGACGCAGCTCCGAGACCGGCGGCTACCGCCGGTACGCGTGGACCCGCGAGGACCACACCCTGCGGGAATGGTTCGCGGGGGAGTGCGCGGCCCTAGGCCTCGACCTCACCGAGGACCGCATGGGGAACCAGTGGGCGTGGTGGGGCGATCCCGACCGCACCCCGGGCGTCGTCATCGGCTCCCACCTGGACTCCGTGCCCGACGGCGGAGCCTTCGACGGGCCCCTCGGCGTGGTCTCCGCGCTCGCCGTCGTCCGCGAGCTGCAGGCGAGCGGCTTCACGCCCCGCGTGCCGATCGGCATCGTGAACTTCGGCGACGAGGAGGGCGCCCGCTTCGGCGTGGCCTGCGCGGGATCGCGCGTCCTCACCGGCGCGATGACGCCCGAGCGGGCGCTCGGGCTCACCGACGCCGAGGGCATCAGCATGGCCGAGGCGCTGCGCAGCGCAGGCCGCACCGCGGACATCGGCCCGGATCCCGCGGCGCTCGCCCGGATCGGCTCCTTCGTCGAGCTGCACGTGGAGCAGGGCCGGGCCCTCGCGCTGCTCGATCCGGAGACCTCAGCGGTGGCCGTCGGGACCGACATCTGGCCCCATGGTCGCTGGCGCGCGGACTTCACCGGCCGCGCCGACCACGCCGGCACCACCGCGCTCGCGGACCGCGAGGACGCGATGCTCGAGGCCGCCCGCTTCGCGCTCGCCGCCCGCGAGGCCGCCGAGCGTCGCGACGGCGAGCACCGCTGCGTCGCGACCGTCGGCAAGGTCAGCGTGCAGCCCGGCGGCGTCAACGCGATCCCCTCCCACGTGACGGCCTGGCTCGACGCCCGCTCCCCGCACGAATCCCTGGTGCGCGGCGTCATCGAGGACCTCACGGCGATGTTCCCGGGCGCGCTCCGGGAGGAGTCCTGGACCGCGACCACGCGCTTCCACGACGAGCTCACGCTGCGGGTGCGCGACGCCCTGGGGCCGGAGACGCCGATGCTCGGCACCGGCGCCGGCCACGACGCGGGCATCCTCGCCCAGGCGGACGTGCCCACGACCATGCTCTTCGTCCGCAACCCCAGCGGCGCCTCCCACACCCCCGAGGAGTTCGCCGAGCCGGCCGACTGCCACGCGGGCGTCGAAGCGCTCCTGACCGTCGTCCGGGACCTCGCCTCATGA
- a CDS encoding purine-cytosine permease family protein, translating into MAATSSTVERRSIEFVPSSERHGGVTQQFTLWFGATLQITAVVDGALAVVFGAHALWAIIGLLLGNLFGGAVMALHSAQGPKLGLPQMISSRAQFGVIGAALPLVLVVLMYLGFASTGTVLSGQAINRILHVDAPWVGIVIFGLITFVVAAVGYRWIHGLGRIATVLGMLGFAWITIRIFTAYDGAHLLADATFGAVPFLLAIALGAGWQLTFGPYVADYSRYLPADTPARRTFTATFAGSVLGSMWAMTIGALLASIPHSSFLDNQVGFVGELAGGGLIALVIYLVIVSGKLTINTLNAYGGAMTMLTTVTGFSKRSVVRPALRLVFVFTFLALSVVIALAASADFLDNFKNFVLLLLMVFTPWSAINLVDFYLVSRERVDIPALYDPEGRYGAFDVPALITYVIGILVQIPFLAQSMYTGPLTKMLGGADVSWIVGLVVPGAIFLVWGRATRRPPERTILPEGADDGAATTGAGVDPDADGDAAHDAEEVRR; encoded by the coding sequence ATGGCTGCGACCAGCTCCACCGTCGAACGCCGGAGCATCGAGTTCGTCCCCTCCTCGGAGCGCCACGGCGGCGTCACCCAGCAGTTCACCCTCTGGTTCGGTGCGACCCTCCAGATCACGGCCGTGGTCGACGGCGCCCTCGCCGTCGTCTTCGGCGCCCACGCGCTGTGGGCGATCATCGGCCTGCTCCTGGGCAACCTGTTCGGCGGGGCCGTGATGGCCCTGCACTCCGCGCAGGGCCCCAAGCTCGGGCTGCCGCAGATGATCTCCAGCCGCGCGCAGTTCGGGGTGATCGGCGCCGCGCTGCCGCTCGTGCTCGTGGTGCTCATGTACCTCGGGTTCGCCTCGACGGGCACCGTGCTGTCGGGGCAGGCGATCAACCGGATCCTCCACGTGGACGCCCCCTGGGTGGGGATCGTGATCTTCGGCCTGATCACCTTCGTGGTCGCGGCCGTCGGCTACCGCTGGATCCATGGTCTGGGCCGGATCGCGACCGTGCTGGGCATGCTCGGCTTCGCGTGGATCACGATCCGGATCTTCACGGCCTACGACGGGGCGCACCTGCTGGCCGACGCGACCTTCGGCGCGGTCCCGTTCCTGCTGGCGATCGCGCTCGGCGCCGGCTGGCAGCTCACCTTCGGCCCCTACGTCGCCGACTACTCCCGCTACCTCCCGGCCGACACCCCGGCGCGCCGCACGTTCACCGCGACCTTCGCGGGCTCCGTGCTGGGGTCGATGTGGGCGATGACGATCGGCGCCCTGCTCGCGTCGATCCCGCACTCGAGCTTCCTGGACAACCAGGTCGGGTTCGTCGGCGAGCTCGCAGGGGGCGGACTCATCGCCCTCGTGATCTACCTGGTCATCGTCTCGGGCAAGCTCACGATCAACACGCTCAACGCCTACGGCGGGGCGATGACGATGCTCACCACCGTCACCGGCTTCTCGAAGCGCAGCGTGGTGCGGCCGGCCCTGCGCCTGGTCTTCGTGTTCACCTTCCTCGCGCTGTCGGTCGTGATCGCGCTGGCCGCCTCCGCGGACTTCCTCGACAACTTCAAGAACTTCGTGCTGCTGCTGCTCATGGTCTTCACGCCGTGGAGCGCCATCAACCTCGTCGACTTCTACCTGGTCTCGAGGGAGCGCGTGGACATCCCCGCGCTCTACGACCCCGAGGGCAGGTACGGCGCCTTCGACGTCCCGGCGCTGATCACGTACGTGATCGGCATCCTCGTGCAGATCCCGTTCCTCGCCCAGTCGATGTACACGGGTCCTCTGACCAAGATGCTCGGCGGGGCCGACGTGAGCTGGATCGTCGGGCTCGTCGTCCCCGGGGCGATCTTCCTGGTCTGGGGGCGCGCCACGCGCCGCCCGCCGGAGCGCACGATCCTGCCCGAGGGCGCGGACGACGGCGCGGCCACCACCGGAGCCGGGGTCGACCCCGACGCCGACGGGGACGCCGCCCACGACGCCGAGGAGGTGCGGCGATGA
- the hutU gene encoding urocanate hydratase, whose amino-acid sequence MTLPGSRPVHAPRGTEITAKSWQTEAPLRMLQNNLDPEVAERPDDLVVYGGTGRAARSWEAFDAILASLADLEDDETLLVQSGKPVGILRTHEWAPRVLIANSNLVGDWATWPEFRRLEAEGLMMYGQMTAGSWIYIATQGILQGTFETFAAVAAKRFGGSLAGTITLTGGCGGMGGAQPLAVTLNGGVCLIADVDRTRLERRVAKRYLTEIADDLEDAIARANAAREERRAVSIGIVGNAAEVFPALLARHRAGDVTIDVVTDQTSAHDPLSYLPIEHDMDSWHAEAEADPEGFTKKSRESMGRQVQAMVEFADEGAEVFDYGNSIRDEARRAGCERAFAFPGFVPAYIRPLFCEGLGPFRWVALSGDPEDIAVTDAALKELFPENEHLHRWLDAAGEFVEFEGLPARICWLGYGDRAKAGKLFNDLVRDGKVKAPIVIGRDHLDSGSVASPYRETEGMLDGSDAIADWPLLNALTSTSSGATWVSIHHGGGVGIGRSIHAGQVGVADGTELAARKLDRLLTNDPAMGVLRHVDAGYSRAAEVADERGVRVPMTPHVRDADDPDAAQRAASAKAGATAAPAKI is encoded by the coding sequence ATGACCCTCCCCGGATCCCGCCCCGTCCACGCCCCGCGCGGCACGGAGATCACTGCGAAGAGCTGGCAGACCGAGGCGCCTCTGCGCATGCTGCAGAACAACCTCGACCCCGAGGTCGCCGAGCGGCCCGACGACCTCGTCGTCTACGGCGGCACAGGCCGGGCCGCCCGCTCCTGGGAGGCGTTCGACGCGATCCTCGCCTCCCTCGCCGACCTCGAGGACGACGAGACGCTGCTGGTCCAGTCCGGCAAGCCCGTGGGCATCCTGCGCACCCACGAGTGGGCGCCGCGCGTGCTCATCGCGAACTCGAACCTCGTGGGCGACTGGGCGACCTGGCCCGAGTTCCGCCGCCTCGAGGCCGAGGGCCTGATGATGTACGGCCAGATGACCGCCGGCTCCTGGATCTACATCGCCACCCAGGGCATCCTCCAGGGCACCTTCGAGACCTTCGCCGCGGTCGCGGCCAAGCGCTTCGGCGGATCCCTCGCCGGGACCATCACGCTGACCGGCGGCTGCGGCGGCATGGGCGGCGCCCAGCCCCTCGCCGTCACGCTGAACGGCGGCGTCTGCCTCATCGCCGACGTCGACCGGACCCGCCTCGAGCGCCGCGTCGCCAAGCGCTACCTCACCGAGATCGCCGACGACCTCGAGGACGCCATCGCCCGCGCGAACGCCGCCCGCGAGGAGCGTCGCGCCGTCTCCATCGGCATCGTCGGCAACGCGGCCGAGGTCTTCCCCGCCCTGCTCGCGCGCCACCGCGCCGGCGACGTCACGATCGACGTCGTCACCGACCAGACCAGCGCCCACGACCCCCTGTCCTACCTGCCGATCGAGCACGACATGGACTCCTGGCACGCCGAGGCCGAGGCCGATCCGGAGGGCTTCACGAAGAAGTCGCGCGAGTCGATGGGCCGCCAGGTGCAGGCCATGGTCGAGTTCGCCGACGAGGGCGCCGAGGTCTTCGACTACGGCAACTCGATCCGCGACGAGGCCCGACGCGCAGGCTGCGAGCGCGCCTTCGCCTTCCCCGGCTTCGTCCCCGCCTACATCCGCCCCCTGTTCTGCGAGGGCCTCGGCCCGTTCCGCTGGGTGGCGCTCTCGGGCGACCCCGAGGACATCGCCGTCACCGACGCGGCGCTCAAGGAGCTGTTCCCCGAGAACGAGCACCTGCACCGCTGGCTCGACGCCGCGGGCGAGTTCGTCGAGTTCGAGGGCCTGCCCGCCCGCATCTGCTGGCTCGGCTACGGCGATCGCGCGAAGGCCGGGAAGCTCTTCAACGACCTGGTGCGCGACGGCAAGGTGAAGGCGCCGATCGTCATCGGCCGCGACCACCTCGACTCCGGCTCCGTCGCGAGCCCCTACCGGGAGACCGAGGGCATGCTCGACGGCTCCGACGCGATCGCCGACTGGCCGCTGCTGAACGCGCTCACCTCCACCTCCTCGGGCGCGACCTGGGTGTCGATCCACCACGGCGGCGGCGTCGGCATCGGCCGCTCGATCCACGCCGGGCAGGTCGGCGTGGCCGACGGCACCGAGCTCGCCGCGCGCAAGCTCGATCGCCTGCTCACCAATGACCCGGCCATGGGCGTGCTCCGACACGTGGACGCGGGCTACTCCCGTGCCGCCGAGGTCGCCGACGAGCGCGGCGTGCGGGTGCCGATGACGCCGCACGTGCGCGACGCCGACGATCCCGACGCCGCCCAGCGCGCGGCGTCCGCGAAGGCCGGCGCGACCGCCGCGCCGGCGAAGATCTGA
- a CDS encoding formate/nitrite transporter family protein, producing the protein MQMVGRDRDRGQAQERRRLGASDEPVEDALVEEFEKTVAEGANRLNRTWRALIITGLFGGIDVGIGLLAMLAVLDATGSKLLGGIAFGIGLYALRLAHSELFTEDFLLPINAVVSRHGTWRQLLRLWSATLATNLLGGWAFSWLVVAAFPRFDEILVETAKGYMAGGPTLESGSLAVLAGFTITLITRMNQGSSEGIATLANSLISGLLVVGLGMLHGALSSSVIFGAMHAGADIPYTDWLVWCAWVIPLNMAGGLVILTLPRLVRTWELVVRERAAQDPEDETPSVVV; encoded by the coding sequence CAGATGGTCGGACGCGATCGCGATCGCGGTCAGGCACAGGAACGGCGGCGGCTCGGCGCAAGCGACGAACCCGTCGAGGATGCGCTGGTCGAGGAGTTCGAGAAGACGGTCGCCGAGGGGGCCAATCGGCTGAACCGGACGTGGCGTGCACTGATCATCACCGGGCTCTTCGGGGGCATCGACGTCGGCATCGGTCTGCTCGCGATGCTCGCGGTCCTGGACGCGACCGGTTCGAAGCTCCTGGGAGGCATCGCCTTCGGCATCGGCCTGTACGCCCTGCGGTTGGCCCACTCCGAGTTGTTCACGGAGGACTTCCTGCTTCCCATCAACGCCGTGGTCTCGCGGCACGGCACCTGGCGGCAGCTGCTGCGCCTGTGGTCGGCCACGCTGGCGACGAACCTCCTGGGCGGCTGGGCATTCTCCTGGCTCGTCGTCGCCGCCTTCCCCCGGTTCGACGAGATCCTGGTGGAGACCGCGAAGGGCTACATGGCCGGAGGTCCCACGCTCGAGTCGGGGTCTCTCGCGGTGCTCGCCGGATTCACGATCACACTGATCACCCGCATGAACCAAGGGTCGAGCGAAGGCATCGCCACCCTTGCCAACTCCCTGATCTCCGGCCTGCTCGTGGTCGGTCTCGGCATGCTGCACGGCGCGCTGAGCTCGTCGGTCATCTTCGGGGCGATGCATGCGGGGGCCGACATCCCCTACACCGACTGGCTGGTGTGGTGCGCCTGGGTGATCCCACTGAACATGGCGGGTGGTCTGGTGATCCTCACCCTGCCGCGACTGGTGCGCACCTGGGAGCTCGTCGTGCGGGAGCGTGCGGCCCAGGACCCGGAGGACGAGACGCCCTCAGTGGTCGTATGA